The Methylomonas montana genome has a window encoding:
- a CDS encoding IS3 family transposase, with translation MREQEKTYPVTVLCRVMQVSASAYYDWLKAPKDSDKDQQDRKIAETAKQIFIDNKQCFGSRRLADRLQKQGITAGRFKTRRIMRELKLKVRYPKRFKVTTDSNHNEAISPNRLDRQFKVAQPNQVWTTDITYVWTLQGWLYVAVVIDLFSRQVVGWAIDDHIRTSLCVNALQMAFWRRKPSPGLLHHSDRGSQYASREYRQHLAVMRMEQSMSRKGNCWDNSPTERFFRSLKHEQLNYEKFKTQEAAKLSVIDYLAFYNGRRSHSTLGYQSPIEFEREFYRNAA, from the coding sequence ATTCGAGAGCAAGAGAAGACGTATCCAGTGACCGTGCTGTGTCGAGTGATGCAGGTGAGTGCCAGCGCCTATTACGATTGGTTAAAAGCCCCGAAAGACAGCGATAAAGATCAACAAGACCGAAAAATCGCCGAAACAGCCAAGCAGATTTTTATCGACAATAAGCAGTGCTTTGGTTCGCGTCGCCTAGCCGATCGTTTGCAAAAACAGGGGATTACTGCCGGTCGCTTTAAAACGCGGCGGATCATGCGGGAGTTGAAGTTAAAAGTTCGCTACCCCAAACGATTTAAAGTGACCACGGACAGCAACCACAATGAGGCCATATCACCCAATCGGCTGGACCGCCAATTCAAGGTCGCTCAGCCGAATCAAGTGTGGACGACGGATATTACCTATGTCTGGACGCTACAGGGCTGGCTTTATGTCGCGGTCGTGATCGATCTGTTCTCCCGGCAAGTGGTGGGCTGGGCGATTGACGACCACATACGAACTTCGCTCTGTGTCAACGCCTTACAAATGGCCTTCTGGCGTCGTAAACCGTCGCCTGGTCTGCTGCATCACTCGGATCGTGGTAGTCAGTATGCGAGTCGGGAATATCGCCAACATCTGGCCGTGATGCGCATGGAGCAAAGCATGAGCCGAAAAGGCAATTGCTGGGACAATTCGCCGACGGAACGCTTTTTCCGTAGCTTGAAGCATGAACAGCTCAACTACGAAAAATTCAAAACCCAAGAGGCGGCAAAACTGAGCGTGATCGACTATTTGGCTTTTTACAACGGTCGTCGATCGCACTCAACATTGGGCTATCAATCCCCGATCGAATTCGAGCGGGAATTTTATAGAAACGCTGCCTGA
- a CDS encoding class 1 fructose-bisphosphatase encodes MTHQVTLTQFIIEQQRGLPDASGTFTLLLNNIVTACKQISHRVNCGALIGVLGSAESENVQGEVQKKLDIITNDIMVKALDWSGSLGGMASEEINDPIKIPNQYPKGKYLVLFDPLDGSSNIDINLTVGTIFSILRCREGVEPETEDFLRKGTEQVCAGFVLYGPSTMLVLTTGNGVNAFTLDQDVGEFILTHCNMKIPEESSEFAINMSNQRFWEAPVKRYIDECVAGEDGPRGKNFNMRWVASLVAEVYRILNRGGVFLYPHDLRDPSKPGKLRLMYEANPMAFIIEQAGGLCSTGRDRILDLKPSSIHQRVPLILGSKSEVERIIGYHQQD; translated from the coding sequence ATGACCCACCAAGTCACCCTAACCCAGTTCATTATCGAACAGCAGCGCGGTTTGCCGGATGCGTCCGGCACCTTTACGTTGCTGCTGAATAATATCGTGACGGCGTGCAAACAAATCTCTCACCGCGTCAACTGCGGCGCCTTGATCGGAGTGTTGGGCAGTGCGGAATCGGAAAATGTGCAAGGCGAAGTGCAGAAAAAGTTGGACATCATCACCAACGACATCATGGTCAAAGCCCTGGATTGGAGCGGTTCGCTGGGCGGCATGGCTTCGGAAGAAATCAACGACCCGATCAAAATCCCGAATCAGTATCCGAAAGGTAAATATCTGGTGTTGTTCGACCCGCTGGACGGCTCATCCAATATCGATATTAACCTGACCGTAGGTACCATTTTCTCGATTCTGCGTTGCCGCGAAGGCGTCGAACCCGAAACCGAGGATTTTCTGCGCAAGGGCACCGAACAAGTCTGTGCCGGTTTCGTGTTATACGGCCCATCGACGATGCTGGTGTTGACTACAGGCAATGGCGTTAACGCCTTCACGCTGGATCAAGACGTCGGCGAATTCATCCTCACCCATTGCAATATGAAAATTCCCGAGGAAAGCAGCGAATTTGCCATCAATATGTCCAACCAACGTTTCTGGGAAGCGCCGGTCAAACGTTATATCGATGAATGCGTGGCCGGTGAAGACGGTCCGCGCGGCAAGAATTTCAATATGCGCTGGGTCGCCTCGCTGGTGGCGGAAGTCTATCGAATCTTGAACCGCGGTGGCGTATTCCTGTATCCGCACGATTTACGCGATCCATCCAAACCCGGTAAGTTACGACTGATGTACGAAGCCAATCCGATGGCGTTTATTATCGAACAAGCCGGCGGCCTATGTTCAACGGGTCGGGATAGGATTTTGGACCTGAAGCCTAGCAGTATTCATCAGCGAGTCCCGCTGATTTTAGGCTCGAAATCCGAAGTTGAGCGGATTATCGGCTATCACCAACAGGACTAA
- a CDS encoding winged helix-turn-helix transcriptional regulator, with protein sequence MTGRLKTADQLKEAVILRDGGYSLAAIAVKTGISASTLSRHFKKIGAAKGGLTEDVMVNKNRTPVQAAFL encoded by the coding sequence ATGACAGGTCGGCTCAAAACAGCCGATCAGTTGAAAGAGGCCGTCATTCTTAGGGATGGCGGCTATTCACTTGCGGCCATAGCAGTTAAGACCGGAATCAGCGCCAGCACGCTATCAAGACACTTCAAAAAGATTGGCGCGGCAAAAGGTGGGCTGACTGAAGATGTAATGGTCAACAAAAACCGGACACCTGTTCAGGCAGCGTTTCTATAA
- a CDS encoding transposase yields MKNENKHNRPKYSLEFRQDAAKLVLEKGYSQQQAADHLGVSLSAMGRWVRAERKPSVMGSVTKKISVTLGEHDELIRLRKENEQLRMEREILKKTAVFFAKETE; encoded by the coding sequence ATGAAAAACGAGAATAAACACAACCGTCCTAAATACAGTTTGGAATTTAGGCAAGATGCTGCCAAGCTGGTTCTGGAAAAAGGTTACAGTCAACAGCAGGCTGCGGATCATCTGGGCGTATCGCTAAGCGCAATGGGACGCTGGGTTCGTGCGGAACGCAAGCCCTCTGTCATGGGTTCGGTAACGAAAAAAATCAGCGTGACGTTGGGTGAGCATGACGAATTGATTCGCTTGCGCAAGGAAAATGAACAGTTGCGGATGGAGCGCGAAATATTAAAAAAGACGGCCGTCTTCTTTGCGAAAGAAACCGAATAA
- the fliK gene encoding flagellar hook-length control protein FliK, with protein MDIKLPLDAKLQLAIDKVGGTAPELKLNQILDAKIITHQATLNTLSVSIAGKTLTLQNQQALPLQPGQTLQLQVAKLLPTLELKILEPPSTSGSLTAQGAEPAILKLLSPPTSSSTTSPSSLINTLSSGQQLQVQIVDIGKHTLTVQLISLPSGNFAENTTGSSTNPQPLVLDNKQLLWTQTGDKAALTVGSRIDLQVSNTGANPIFKASLSAVAIEEHIVAAYKQLLPQQSPPALLLHQLNQAISTLIDAQNVGETLKQLALKILLAIPDKARLFEPASLKQLIAQSGLFMERGLLDTAQSNPPTLALQQDFKLTLSKFIAQLGLEMATSAQSGGNELLKEILQKAQGSLARITLDQLNSLPRDDSPKQVWLLELPFFNNATPETVQLLIEQDKQADQQGGQKNWVVSITITPPELDTIHCKISCYDGSVNTRFWSESTSTVDKINARLDYLRQQFEEKGLKPGFMDAQQGKPAQPNLQTMPTNLLSEKV; from the coding sequence ATGGATATCAAGTTGCCCTTAGATGCGAAGCTGCAGTTGGCGATCGATAAAGTCGGCGGCACTGCTCCGGAATTGAAGCTGAACCAAATATTGGACGCTAAGATTATTACGCATCAGGCCACGCTGAACACTTTGTCGGTCAGCATAGCCGGCAAAACGCTGACGCTGCAAAACCAACAAGCACTACCCTTACAACCCGGTCAAACTCTGCAATTGCAAGTGGCAAAACTGTTGCCGACGCTGGAACTAAAAATTCTGGAGCCGCCGTCAACCAGCGGTTCGTTAACCGCTCAAGGCGCCGAACCGGCGATATTGAAATTATTGTCGCCCCCCACGTCGTCCTCAACCACGTCTCCTAGCAGCCTGATTAACACCTTAAGCAGCGGTCAGCAGCTTCAAGTCCAGATAGTGGATATAGGCAAACATACGCTTACCGTACAACTTATATCGTTGCCTAGCGGTAACTTCGCGGAAAACACGACGGGTTCCAGCACTAATCCTCAGCCATTGGTCTTGGATAACAAACAATTGCTTTGGACGCAAACCGGCGATAAAGCGGCATTGACTGTTGGCAGCCGTATTGATTTGCAGGTCTCGAACACCGGCGCCAACCCGATTTTTAAAGCTTCGCTTTCGGCAGTCGCCATTGAAGAACACATCGTGGCAGCCTATAAACAATTGCTGCCACAACAAAGTCCGCCCGCCCTGCTACTGCATCAACTCAACCAAGCGATATCCACGCTAATCGACGCTCAAAATGTCGGGGAAACACTTAAGCAACTGGCACTCAAAATTTTGCTGGCCATTCCCGATAAGGCCAGGCTGTTTGAGCCGGCATCGTTAAAGCAACTCATCGCTCAATCGGGTTTATTCATGGAGCGCGGTTTACTGGACACTGCACAATCGAACCCACCCACACTGGCTTTGCAACAGGATTTCAAGCTGACTTTAAGCAAATTTATTGCCCAGTTGGGTCTGGAAATGGCGACGTCGGCCCAGTCGGGCGGCAATGAGCTGTTGAAGGAAATCTTGCAAAAAGCCCAAGGCAGTCTAGCCCGGATTACTCTGGATCAACTCAATTCATTACCCAGAGACGACTCGCCAAAACAGGTCTGGCTGCTGGAATTGCCGTTCTTCAATAATGCCACGCCGGAAACGGTGCAACTGCTGATCGAACAAGACAAACAAGCCGATCAACAGGGCGGACAAAAAAACTGGGTAGTGAGCATTACCATTACCCCGCCCGAACTTGATACAATACACTGCAAAATCTCCTGCTATGACGGTAGCGTAAATACCCGTTTCTGGAGTGAGTCCACCAGCACTGTTGATAAAATTAATGCCCGTCTCGATTATCTGAGACAGCAATTCGAAGAAAAAGGATTAAAGCCCGGATTTATGGATGCTCAACAAGGTAAACCTGCGCAACCCAACCTGCAAACCATGCCAACCAACCTGTTAAGTGAAAAAGTCTGA
- a CDS encoding type II toxin-antitoxin system ParD family antitoxin, translating to MQKNTSVTLGAHFEQFISQQITDGRYGSASEAIRAGLRLLEERETKLSALRLALKHGEESGTADYSLKGLLDELDSESHH from the coding sequence ATGCAAAAAAACACAAGCGTTACGCTCGGCGCACACTTCGAGCAATTTATTTCGCAGCAAATTACCGATGGTCGTTATGGATCAGCGAGTGAAGCAATCCGGGCTGGTTTGCGTCTGCTGGAAGAAAGAGAAACAAAGCTTTCCGCCTTGCGTCTTGCGCTTAAGCATGGCGAAGAAAGCGGAACAGCCGATTATTCATTGAAGGGGCTACTCGATGAGCTCGACAGCGAAAGTCACCACTAG
- a CDS encoding ABC transporter permease — MNYSVAFFTILLKEIRRFTRIWPQTLLPPAITTALYFLIFGKLIGDRIGLVHGVRYMDYIVPGIILMSVISHSYSNVVSSFYSTKFQRHIEELLVAPVPNYVILAGYVCGGIARGVLVGVVVMGISMMFTHTTVLHWDIAAAVFVLTATLFALAGFINAVFADSFDDISIIPNFVLTPLSYLGGVFYSVAMLPGIWQKIAQANPILYMINAFRYGLIGVSDVKIELAFAMITGFIVFLTALSLLLLHKGIGIKN, encoded by the coding sequence ATGAATTACTCGGTCGCATTTTTCACGATACTGCTCAAAGAAATCCGCCGTTTTACCCGAATTTGGCCGCAAACCTTATTGCCGCCGGCTATTACCACTGCGCTGTATTTTCTGATCTTCGGCAAGTTGATCGGCGATCGTATCGGCTTGGTGCATGGCGTCCGTTACATGGATTACATCGTGCCGGGCATTATCCTGATGTCGGTGATCAGCCATTCTTATTCCAATGTGGTGTCGTCCTTTTATTCCACTAAATTCCAGCGCCATATCGAGGAATTGCTGGTGGCGCCAGTGCCGAATTATGTGATTCTGGCCGGCTATGTTTGCGGCGGCATTGCCCGCGGGGTGCTGGTCGGCGTGGTGGTGATGGGTATATCGATGATGTTTACCCATACCACGGTTCTGCATTGGGACATTGCAGCGGCGGTATTTGTGCTGACCGCCACCTTGTTTGCGCTGGCGGGGTTCATTAACGCAGTGTTTGCCGATAGTTTCGACGATATTTCCATCATCCCCAACTTTGTGTTGACGCCGTTGAGCTATCTGGGCGGTGTGTTCTATTCGGTGGCAATGCTGCCGGGCATTTGGCAAAAAATTGCCCAAGCCAATCCGATTCTATACATGATCAACGCCTTTCGTTACGGCTTGATCGGGGTAAGCGATGTCAAAATCGAACTGGCTTTCGCGATGATTACCGGATTTATCGTATTTTTAACCGCACTGAGCCTATTGCTATTGCATAAAGGTATAGGCATCAAAAACTGA
- a CDS encoding helix-turn-helix domain-containing protein — MQHQHSLPETQPNVSIKNQVNCVNCSLDNICLPRGLSQAEINNISQVVRARKTLQRGDFIYREGDNFRGILAIKSGSAKLVANDSHGNEHILNILLPGELLGFDGLSAEKHGCAAIALETMSFCILPADNMEELFKNMPSLTRELFRHTGEKMIEDKNQLVLSKRPAEERLAYFLISLSERLKRRGFSSSEFKLSLTRQEIGNHLGLALETVSRLLKKFQDENLIIVQNRFIAIKNSTALRNLLLPMD; from the coding sequence TTGCAACATCAACACTCTTTACCGGAAACCCAACCCAACGTGTCGATCAAAAACCAAGTCAATTGCGTCAATTGTAGTCTGGACAATATCTGTCTGCCTCGCGGCTTGTCCCAAGCCGAGATCAATAATATCAGCCAAGTCGTCAGGGCCCGCAAAACCCTGCAACGCGGCGATTTCATCTATCGCGAAGGCGACAATTTTCGCGGCATCCTGGCGATAAAATCCGGCAGCGCCAAACTGGTGGCTAACGACAGTCATGGCAACGAACACATCCTGAATATTCTACTGCCAGGTGAATTGCTAGGATTTGACGGCTTGTCGGCCGAAAAACACGGCTGCGCGGCGATTGCCTTGGAGACCATGAGCTTTTGCATCCTGCCCGCCGACAATATGGAAGAATTGTTCAAAAACATGCCTAGCTTGACGCGAGAGCTGTTCCGTCATACCGGCGAAAAAATGATAGAGGACAAAAATCAGCTGGTGTTGAGCAAAAGACCGGCGGAAGAACGTTTGGCTTATTTTTTGATCAGCTTGTCCGAACGCCTGAAACGGCGCGGATTTTCTTCCTCGGAATTCAAGCTATCGCTCACTCGTCAGGAAATCGGCAATCATCTGGGTTTGGCACTGGAAACCGTCAGCCGCTTATTGAAGAAATTTCAGGACGAAAACTTGATCATCGTCCAAAACCGTTTTATCGCGATCAAAAACTCCACAGCCTTAAGAAACTTGCTGCTACCCATGGATTAA
- a CDS encoding IS630 family transposase has translation MDKHKIDARKLTVEGRVLLRQMVIRLRKQSGMSLKELAAVAGVHHRTIEEWLARARKGGEGALQEKSRGRRLGSGRKLTMADECWLRDQIVGECPQQLKLPFALWTRPAIKALIRERFGVEMQDRLVGKYLKRWGFTPQRPIKRALEQDPVKVATWLEQTYPQVLARAKAENATILWGDETAVKEDAHWIRGYAPKGQTPVLKTSTRWHKLSMISAISARGELAFQIVEGSINTARFLEFLSRLIEGAPRKIFLVVDNLRVHHAKQVSEWLQDKQERIELVFLPPYAPESNPDEYLNRDFKTALRSGPVSQNTAELLEKALAFMSRIATLPNHVASYFKHPAAIYAAQGI, from the coding sequence ATGGACAAACATAAAATTGATGCGCGAAAATTAACGGTTGAAGGGCGAGTGTTGTTGCGCCAAATGGTGATTCGTTTACGCAAGCAGTCCGGCATGAGCCTGAAAGAGTTAGCGGCGGTTGCCGGGGTTCACCATCGAACCATTGAAGAGTGGCTGGCTCGAGCCCGTAAAGGAGGCGAAGGCGCTTTGCAGGAAAAAAGCCGAGGACGTCGGTTGGGCAGTGGGCGCAAGCTGACGATGGCGGACGAATGCTGGTTGCGTGACCAAATCGTGGGTGAATGCCCGCAGCAACTGAAACTGCCGTTTGCCTTATGGACGCGACCTGCGATCAAGGCGCTCATCCGGGAGCGCTTTGGGGTAGAGATGCAGGATCGTCTGGTTGGTAAATATCTCAAGCGTTGGGGCTTTACCCCGCAACGGCCGATCAAGCGCGCCCTGGAGCAAGATCCTGTCAAAGTCGCTACCTGGTTAGAGCAGACCTACCCTCAGGTGTTGGCTAGAGCCAAAGCCGAAAACGCCACGATATTATGGGGCGATGAGACCGCCGTTAAAGAAGACGCGCATTGGATTCGAGGCTATGCCCCCAAAGGCCAGACACCGGTACTGAAGACGTCGACGCGTTGGCACAAACTATCGATGATTTCAGCGATTTCCGCCCGGGGGGAACTGGCTTTCCAAATCGTCGAAGGTTCGATTAATACCGCGCGATTTCTGGAATTTCTCTCCCGCTTGATCGAAGGCGCGCCCCGCAAAATCTTTCTGGTGGTCGACAACCTGCGTGTCCACCATGCCAAACAAGTCAGCGAATGGTTACAGGACAAGCAAGAGCGGATTGAGTTGGTGTTTCTGCCGCCGTATGCGCCGGAATCGAATCCTGATGAATATCTCAATCGGGACTTCAAGACAGCACTCCGCAGTGGGCCGGTCAGCCAAAATACCGCAGAGTTGCTTGAAAAAGCGCTGGCGTTCATGAGTCGTATTGCAACCCTACCGAATCATGTCGCCTCTTACTTTAAACACCCTGCTGCGATATACGCAGCCCAGGGTATTTAG
- a CDS encoding IS5 family transposase, translated as MIRTTSSKQLTIAEFDWPFETALDKHNRWVKLSECIPWDELAECYYQGMRADRGRPLKDARRVIGAVIIKHKLCLSDVETVQQIQENPYLQYFVGLPGYQAAAPFAPSLLVEVRKRMGEAVFEGFHRAIIEAHEGQKPTPTKLETPPAAATPAASEPKAAASVTAPEAEVQPEAAEAALDFADKDGVPSAPEPEAPAAPRGQLILDATVVEQAIRFPTDLSLLNEARELTERIIDTLCKRLKVTDKPRTYRHKARSAYLAVAKQKRPGRKVLRRGIKQQWQYLRRNLSHIEQLLAPIPQGSPLPLPGWLLHRYWVIQHLYQQQWDMYRNQTRRCDRRIVSISQPYVRPMVRGKLDKPVEFGAKLSVSLSGEGLAHVDHLRWDAFHEGLDLVSQVEAYLARYGHYPERVLADPIYGTRANRDYLKQHGIRFAGKPLGRPKRETEANREQLKHDKEQRRQEYLQRIPIEGKFGQGKNGYRLTDIRAKRANTSFAWINTIFLVMNLLVLQGIFLPSVNAAWSGYCK; from the coding sequence ATGATTCGAACCACGAGCTCAAAACAACTGACGATAGCTGAATTCGACTGGCCGTTCGAGACAGCCCTGGATAAACACAATCGCTGGGTAAAACTGAGTGAGTGCATCCCGTGGGACGAACTGGCGGAATGCTATTACCAAGGGATGAGGGCGGACCGGGGCCGGCCGCTGAAAGACGCGCGGCGCGTAATCGGCGCGGTGATCATCAAGCACAAACTGTGTTTGTCAGACGTGGAAACCGTCCAGCAAATCCAGGAAAACCCGTACCTGCAATACTTCGTCGGCTTGCCCGGCTACCAAGCGGCGGCGCCGTTTGCGCCGTCGTTATTGGTCGAAGTGCGCAAGCGCATGGGCGAAGCCGTGTTCGAAGGCTTTCACCGCGCCATCATCGAGGCGCACGAGGGGCAAAAGCCGACCCCGACCAAACTGGAAACGCCGCCGGCCGCGGCAACGCCCGCTGCGTCTGAGCCGAAGGCCGCGGCTAGCGTGACCGCGCCTGAAGCTGAGGTTCAGCCCGAGGCGGCCGAAGCGGCCTTGGATTTTGCCGATAAAGACGGTGTCCCATCGGCACCGGAGCCGGAAGCACCGGCCGCCCCGCGCGGCCAATTGATTCTGGATGCCACCGTGGTCGAACAAGCCATCCGCTTTCCCACCGATTTGAGCCTGTTGAACGAAGCGCGGGAATTAACGGAACGGATCATCGACACCCTGTGCAAGCGCCTGAAGGTCACGGACAAACCCAGGACTTATCGCCACAAAGCCCGCAGTGCGTATCTGGCCGTCGCCAAACAAAAGCGCCCCGGCCGGAAAGTGCTACGCCGAGGCATCAAGCAACAGTGGCAATATCTGCGCCGCAACCTGAGCCACATCGAACAACTCTTGGCGCCCATCCCTCAGGGTTCGCCGCTGCCGTTGCCGGGTTGGCTGCTGCATCGCTACTGGGTGATTCAGCATCTGTACCAGCAACAATGGGACATGTATCGAAACCAGACCCGCCGCTGCGACCGCCGCATCGTCAGTATCAGTCAACCCTATGTGCGGCCGATGGTGCGCGGCAAGTTGGACAAGCCGGTCGAATTCGGCGCCAAACTCAGCGTCAGCCTGAGCGGCGAAGGCCTAGCTCATGTCGATCACCTGCGATGGGATGCCTTTCACGAAGGACTGGATCTGGTCTCGCAAGTCGAAGCGTACTTGGCGCGCTACGGCCACTATCCGGAACGGGTGCTCGCCGATCCGATCTACGGCACGCGCGCCAACCGCGACTACCTGAAGCAACACGGTATCCGCTTTGCCGGCAAACCGCTCGGCCGCCCCAAACGCGAAACCGAGGCCAACCGGGAGCAACTCAAACACGACAAAGAACAGCGCCGGCAGGAATACCTGCAGCGCATCCCCATCGAAGGCAAATTCGGCCAAGGTAAAAACGGCTATCGTCTCACCGACATCCGCGCCAAGCGCGCCAACACCTCGTTCGCCTGGATCAACACCATCTTCTTGGTGATGAACCTGCTGGTCCTGCAAGGGATCTTTTTGCCCTCGGTCAATGCCGCCTGGTCGGGTTACTGCAAATGA
- a CDS encoding DUF6538 domain-containing protein, translating to MIQAEPQLSNYPHIHRRRDTLYFRMWVPTRIRPVLGVRELTQSLNTQSYKDALPLAYKLASEAKILFFYIDAAMSREESQDDIDENFLRQAIEEIEADEAIEKARLKLVKARQQAARDERAKIAKDAKIEALENENMELHRKLRKETDLAKAMGELEAYRKVIGNQLILPATQSTPPAPDTQAAKKTSKAPALSVMFEEFVRQYKGDGSKDGEANKTKLNAFGGLFTSFLGSKQIDQITQKEVNDFFRLLIINPAPKYPGLRISQQGV from the coding sequence ATGATACAGGCAGAGCCGCAATTGTCCAATTACCCGCATATTCACAGGCGCCGAGATACGTTGTATTTTCGAATGTGGGTTCCTACGCGCATTCGCCCCGTATTAGGCGTCAGAGAGTTAACCCAATCGCTAAACACCCAAAGCTATAAAGACGCCCTACCACTGGCTTACAAACTGGCTAGCGAGGCAAAAATACTGTTTTTCTACATTGATGCTGCCATGAGCCGCGAAGAATCCCAAGACGACATTGACGAAAACTTTCTCAGACAAGCGATTGAAGAGATTGAAGCCGATGAAGCCATAGAAAAAGCGCGCTTGAAGCTCGTAAAAGCCCGTCAGCAAGCCGCCCGTGATGAAAGGGCTAAGATAGCTAAAGATGCCAAAATTGAGGCGCTTGAGAATGAAAATATGGAGCTTCACCGCAAGCTTCGAAAGGAAACCGACCTTGCAAAAGCAATGGGTGAACTTGAGGCTTACCGCAAGGTAATTGGCAATCAGCTAATCTTACCAGCAACACAAAGCACTCCTCCTGCCCCCGATACTCAAGCAGCCAAGAAGACAAGCAAGGCGCCAGCGCTCTCTGTGATGTTTGAAGAGTTCGTAAGGCAATACAAAGGCGATGGCAGTAAGGACGGCGAAGCAAATAAGACAAAACTGAACGCTTTTGGTGGCTTGTTCACCAGCTTCTTAGGTAGCAAGCAAATAGATCAGATTACACAAAAAGAAGTTAATGACTTCTTCCGATTATTGATTATTAACCCGGCCCCTAAATACCCTGGGCTGCGTATATCGCAGCAGGGTGTTTAA
- a CDS encoding type II toxin-antitoxin system RelE/ParE family toxin: protein MSRFLLTNAAKADLKSIGRYTQETWGIEQRNLYLTLLDRSFHDLVVNPLMGKDCGDIRPGYRKLPVGKHLVFYRQKEPDLIEIVRVLHERMDSESHLTSG from the coding sequence GTGTCGCGATTCCTGCTAACCAATGCGGCCAAAGCTGATTTGAAAAGCATCGGTCGTTACACTCAAGAGACATGGGGCATCGAGCAGCGTAACCTTTATCTAACTTTACTTGATAGAAGTTTTCATGATTTAGTGGTTAATCCGCTCATGGGGAAAGACTGCGGCGACATTAGGCCCGGTTACCGAAAACTACCAGTCGGAAAGCATCTTGTTTTCTACCGCCAAAAAGAACCTGATCTGATTGAAATTGTCCGCGTTCTGCATGAGCGTATGGATAGCGAGTCACACCTAACCAGTGGGTAA
- a CDS encoding site-specific integrase, producing MFVHALILSNYRVFVGRINNYPGGRGGQTPAFKKMTFRERIEHAKKSKDPLIAPKTFKSYVSSANLFFEYLALHHEELNIQLSTKHIDYNKLGGAREAGEDKQRSLKTAEVEQLLNHELMRDYLTKEKSVCKFWLAMIGLFTGARVNEICQLNPKHDIVKDIDSGVWFFNFTEETEGGEGVEKSHKNESSRRKVPIHPTLTTCGFEDYLHKIQSAGHDRIFNQWKPKDGKASYYAEEFFRDYLRDTGLRDETLKKKVLGMHSLRSTFISHLIKCLMDNGHKKHEAAKLIQPLVGHTEGTLDENGKDVGMTLSYADNDIIENVDSKLCDLAAVIKHLDYGIKFPSPIKNAPLRP from the coding sequence ATGTTTGTCCATGCGCTTATTTTATCAAATTACAGGGTATTTGTGGGCCGGATTAATAACTACCCTGGTGGCAGAGGCGGCCAGACACCGGCTTTTAAGAAAATGACTTTTCGCGAACGTATCGAACACGCCAAAAAATCTAAGGACCCGCTGATAGCACCTAAAACATTCAAATCCTATGTCAGCTCCGCTAACCTGTTCTTTGAATATCTCGCGCTACACCATGAAGAGCTGAATATTCAGCTATCCACAAAGCACATTGACTACAACAAGCTCGGCGGCGCTCGCGAGGCTGGCGAAGACAAACAACGATCCCTAAAGACTGCCGAAGTTGAACAGTTATTGAATCATGAGTTAATGCGCGACTATCTGACAAAAGAAAAATCGGTCTGCAAATTCTGGCTGGCAATGATCGGATTGTTTACTGGCGCTCGTGTAAATGAGATATGCCAACTCAACCCAAAGCACGACATTGTGAAAGATATTGATAGCGGCGTATGGTTTTTCAATTTTACTGAAGAAACCGAAGGCGGCGAAGGCGTTGAGAAATCACATAAAAACGAATCAAGCCGCCGAAAAGTCCCGATACACCCCACGCTGACAACCTGTGGATTCGAAGATTACCTCCACAAGATACAGTCAGCTGGACACGATAGAATTTTCAATCAATGGAAGCCGAAAGACGGCAAGGCAAGCTACTACGCCGAAGAGTTTTTTAGGGATTACTTACGCGACACTGGGCTTAGAGACGAGACCCTCAAAAAGAAAGTCTTGGGCATGCACTCGCTTCGATCAACCTTTATTAGCCACCTCATTAAGTGTCTGATGGATAATGGCCATAAAAAGCATGAAGCGGCAAAATTAATTCAGCCGCTTGTCGGTCACACTGAAGGAACGCTTGACGAAAACGGTAAAGATGTCGGCATGACATTGAGCTATGCCGACAATGACATCATCGAGAACGTGGACAGCAAATTATGTGATTTGGCTGCAGTTATCAAACACCTTGATTACGGTATTAAATTTCCCAGCCCTATCAAAAACGCGCCACTGCGGCCCTGA